From the genome of Geminocystis herdmanii PCC 6308, one region includes:
- a CDS encoding LabA-like NYN domain-containing protein — translation MNNHNNNHHYHPNNHRLRDRISIFVDGNNMFYAQQKNGWFFDPRKVIDYFSEESGFMLINAFWYTGLKDSQDQRGFRDALISLGYTVRTKILKEYYDDSSGRFSQKANLDIEIVVDMFNTVDQYDRVVLFSGDGDFERAIELLRSKNTHITVVSTDGMIARELRNATDRYIDLNEIKGCIEKRDY, via the coding sequence ATAAATAATCATAATAATAACCATCATTATCACCCTAATAATCACCGATTAAGAGATCGAATTTCTATTTTTGTTGATGGTAATAATATGTTTTATGCTCAACAAAAAAATGGTTGGTTTTTTGATCCCCGTAAGGTAATTGATTATTTTTCTGAGGAATCAGGATTTATGTTAATTAATGCTTTTTGGTACACTGGTTTAAAAGATTCTCAAGATCAAAGAGGTTTTAGAGATGCTTTAATTAGTTTAGGTTACACTGTACGCACTAAAATTCTTAAAGAATATTACGATGATAGTTCGGGTCGTTTTTCTCAAAAAGCTAATTTAGATATTGAAATCGTGGTAGATATGTTTAACACTGTAGATCAGTACGATCGAGTGGTGTTATTTAGCGGTGACGGGGATTTTGAAAGGGCGATCGAACTGCTAAGATCAAAAAATACTCATATTACCGTCGTCTCAACTGATGGTATGATTGCTAGAGAATTGCGAAATGCTACCGATCGATATATTGACTTAAATGAAATTAAAGGTTGTATCGAAAAACGAGACTACTAA